The region CTCCCGCAGTGGAGCGGTCGCCGCGGCGTTGACCAGTTCGCTGCCCGAGCAGATCGGCGGCGACCGCAACTACGACTACCGGTACTCCTGGCTGCGCGATTTCTCGTTGACCATGCGCGCGCTCTGGGTGGCGGCCTGTCCGGAGGAGACGTCGCGGCTGTTCGCCTGGGCGGCCCGCTCGATCGGCCGGTTCGGCGACGAACCCGTGCCCGTGCTCTTCGGGTTGGAGGGTGAGCGGGACATCTCCGAGCACCACTGCGACCACCTGCGCGGGTACCGTGACAGCCGGCCGGTCCGGGTCGGCAACGACGCGTGGCGGCAGCGGCAGCTCGACGTGCCGGGTGAGGTGATGTCGGCGGTGTGGCGGTTGCGCGACTACCTCGGCGCGACGTTCGACGGCGAGCTGCGGGAGATGGTGCTGGGGCTGGCCGAGCAGGTGGCCGCGACGTGGCGGCTGCCGGACCGGGGGATCTGGGAGACCCGGGACGAGGAGCGCCACTACGTCTCGTCCAAGGTGTCCTGCTGGCTGGCCCTGGACCGGGCGGTGGGGCTCGCCGACCGGCTCGGCGACCGGGCCGACCCGCGCCGCTGGGCCGGGGTACGCGACGAGATCCGCGGCACCGTGCTGCGCGAGGGGTGGAACGACCGGATCGGGGCGTTCACCGGCGCGTTCGGATCGGCGGAGCTGGACGCCTCGGTGCTCGCCATGCCGGTGGCGCGTTTCCTGCCGGCCACCGACCCGCGGATGCGCTCCACCATCGAGATGGTGGAGCGTGAGCTGGGCACCGAGGGCGGGTTGCTACGGCGGTGGACGACCGACCCGGCGGGCTTCCTGCTGTGCTCGTTCTGGCTGGTGGAGTGCCTGGTGATGGCAGGTGAGCCGAAGCGCGCCGAGGCGCTGTTCGAGCGGGTGGTCGGCTACTCCAACGACGTGGGGCTGTTCACCGAGCAGGTCGACCTGACCACCGGGATGCAGCTCGGCAACACCCCGCAGGCGCTCTCGCACATCGGGCTGATCAACGCGGCCTGGCGGTTGACCGAGCCGGAGAGTTTCTGATCGCTCGGGGACGTCTCCCGGTCGAAATCCTGCAACAGACCTGCAAGCGTCAGGCATTGACGGTGATGCTTGCGCAGTCCTAGCCTCGAAGCAGCGGGAAAGCCCTTTCCCAAGGTCTTTTCTCCCGCTTCGCTCCGCTTCGGATCCCGGGCATCCGACCGGGGCGCGCACCGATCCCAGACGAAGGCACCGCCGTGTCGACACGTCCCCAGGCGGTCGTCGAGGGATCGCCACCACACGCGTCAAGGAGGACAACTGTGCAGAAAAGACGATCCCCCGGCCGACGACCACTCCTGCTGGCGGTGGGCGTCGGCGTGACGGTGGCAGCCCTTGCCGCCGGCATGACCTCGGCCTTCGCGGCCACCGTCTTCAGCGACGACTTCAACGACGGCAACACGTCCGGCTGGTCCAAGTCCGGCGGCACCTGGACCGTCGACGGCTCGGGCGTGCTCAACCAGTCCAACGCCGGCAGCGAACTGGCCCGGCAGTTCGCCGGCCAGACCAGTTGGACCAACTACTCCGTGCAGGCCCGGGTGCGGCCGGCGAGCTTCGGCTCGTCCAGCGCCCTGGTCGGGCTGGCCGCGCGGTCCAGCAGCAGCACCAAGATGTACCGGCTGGCCCTGCTCGGCTCCGGCCGGGCCGAGCTGCAGGCGGTCAACGGCAGCTCCCTCACCGCGATCGGGTCCGCATCGCTGGGCGTCGGCACCGGCACCTGGTACACCCTGCGCATCGAGGTCAGCGGCAGCACCATCCGCGGCTTCGTCAACGGCACGCAGATCGCCGCAGGCAGCAACAGCCTGGTCGGCGCGGGCCGGATCGGCCTGGTCACCGCGTACGCCGGCGGCGGCTTCGACGACGTGCTGGTCGACTCCGCCGGTGGCGGCACGCCGAGCACTCCGCCGCCCACCACCACGCCGCCGCCGACCAGTCCGCCGCCGACCACGCCGCCGCCGACCAGTCCGCCGCCGCCTGCGGGTTGGCCGACGCCCACCGGCAACCAGAAGGTGGACGCCACGATCCCGGTGTCCGGGAGCTTCGACGGCGGGCTCAAGCGCTACTACGGCATCGGTGACGGCGGGCAGAGCGAGAGCCAGGACCCGATGTTCGAACTGGCCGCCGGCGCCACCCTCCGCAATGTGATCATCGGTGCGCCGGCCGGTGACGGCGTGCACTGCGAGGGCGACTGCACGCTGGTCAACGTCTGGTGGGAGGACGTCGGCGAGGACGCCGCCACCTTCCGCGGCGGCACCACGTACACCGTCGACGGCGGCGGCGCCCGCTCGGCCAGCGACAAGGTCTTCCAGCACAACGGTTCGGGCACCGTCTACATCAAGAACTTCCGGGTGGAGAACGCCGGGAAGCTCTACCGCGCCTGCGGCAACTGCTCGACGTCGTACCAGCGGCACGTGGTGATCGACAACGTGTCGGTGCGGAACACCGACGCGATCGCCGGCATCAACACCAACTGGGGCGACACCGCCCGGTTCAGCCGGATCACCATCATCGGCGACCCGGATCGGGAGACCTCGATCTGCGTGAAGTACAAGGGCGTGCCGAAGGGGAGCGAGCCGACCGAGATCGGCGAGGGCGCGGACGGGGTCAACTGCCTCTACTCACCCTCCGACATCACCTACCAGTAGGCACCGCACGCCGGCACCCCGCCGCCCGCGGGGTGCCGGCTCTCACCCCAGCACGGGTACGCCGGACACGTCGACGGTGTCCGGATACTTCAGT is a window of Micromonospora sp. WMMD961 DNA encoding:
- a CDS encoding glycoside hydrolase family 15 protein, whose amino-acid sequence is MEQQPAISDYAFLSDSRSGALVGKDGSIDWWCPHRFDGASVFGRLLDPGAGHFKLAPVGVGGPGYRMERAYLPDSLVLRTVHHTPQGSVAVTDALAAEVGARAHELGKNSPAVLIRVVQGLSGRVRMALDFAPRPEYGLLTPYLHEQPDGGVLAGAGPVVLVLRAGDLHLRAGVDRVKHEFEVSAGQVIGMDVAFGEVYGTPPARVEPLAALAETTRAWQAFRDTHIYKGRYPELVRHSATVLTGLTYSRSGAVAAALTSSLPEQIGGDRNYDYRYSWLRDFSLTMRALWVAACPEETSRLFAWAARSIGRFGDEPVPVLFGLEGERDISEHHCDHLRGYRDSRPVRVGNDAWRQRQLDVPGEVMSAVWRLRDYLGATFDGELREMVLGLAEQVAATWRLPDRGIWETRDEERHYVSSKVSCWLALDRAVGLADRLGDRADPRRWAGVRDEIRGTVLREGWNDRIGAFTGAFGSAELDASVLAMPVARFLPATDPRMRSTIEMVERELGTEGGLLRRWTTDPAGFLLCSFWLVECLVMAGEPKRAEALFERVVGYSNDVGLFTEQVDLTTGMQLGNTPQALSHIGLINAAWRLTEPESF
- a CDS encoding pectate lyase, which gives rise to MQKRRSPGRRPLLLAVGVGVTVAALAAGMTSAFAATVFSDDFNDGNTSGWSKSGGTWTVDGSGVLNQSNAGSELARQFAGQTSWTNYSVQARVRPASFGSSSALVGLAARSSSSTKMYRLALLGSGRAELQAVNGSSLTAIGSASLGVGTGTWYTLRIEVSGSTIRGFVNGTQIAAGSNSLVGAGRIGLVTAYAGGGFDDVLVDSAGGGTPSTPPPTTTPPPTSPPPTTPPPTSPPPPAGWPTPTGNQKVDATIPVSGSFDGGLKRYYGIGDGGQSESQDPMFELAAGATLRNVIIGAPAGDGVHCEGDCTLVNVWWEDVGEDAATFRGGTTYTVDGGGARSASDKVFQHNGSGTVYIKNFRVENAGKLYRACGNCSTSYQRHVVIDNVSVRNTDAIAGINTNWGDTARFSRITIIGDPDRETSICVKYKGVPKGSEPTEIGEGADGVNCLYSPSDITYQ